In Musa acuminata AAA Group cultivar baxijiao chromosome BXJ2-8, Cavendish_Baxijiao_AAA, whole genome shotgun sequence, one genomic interval encodes:
- the LOC135619003 gene encoding uncharacterized protein LOC135619003 isoform X1: MTAGSPSLAAERKHWWLSNRKVVDKNLREARVLIATQEQSNVSKAVGLLDAALALSPRLEAALELKARSLLFLHRSREVADMLQDYIPSHKAGGGGGDDGSTSSLSAGDHFSIASSAPLSRERANLLSPGREQSDGDRSFRCFSVSDLKRRLLAGLFKTSQGEGEWRYVVLGQACCHLGMMEDAMVLLQTSRRLASAASRRESVCWSDDSFDSAAGEDGGVAAFPFSESESASQLLAHVKLILRRRAAALAALDTGLPAEAVRHFSKVLDSRRGLPGSFAAGCLVGRATAYRAIGRLADGIADCNRALAVDPSFIPALRARADLLEAVNALPDCLHDLEHLKLLYDAILRDRKLSEPPRRPNHDIRYRDIPANLRTLNARIQQLRGRVAAGEGNNVDYYALIGVRRGCTRPELVRAHLLLTLKHKPEKAVGFMDRLELADDHRDLDTIRDQARMSASILYRMLQKGYAIMATVMEKEAAGKQRAKEALANAAAAVASQVSALRTAEKPKAERNGEDTAVAATAAAAVLQSVFCRDMAAVGSMLSHRAIPVNVGALSC, from the exons ATGACGGCGGGCTCACCTTCTCTTGCCGCGGAGAGGAAGCACTGGTGGCTGAGCAACAGGAAG GTGGTCGACAAGAACCTCCGAGAAGCACGGGTTCTCATAGCGACGCAAGAGCAGTCAAATGTATCGAAGGCGGTGGGCCTCCTCGACGCCGCCCTTGCCCTCTCCCCGCGCCTCGAAGCCGCCCTCGAGCTCAAAGCccgctccctcctcttcctccaccgctcCCGCGAGGTGGCGGACATGCTCCAGGACTACATTCCAAGCCACAAGGCCGGCGGAGGCGGCGGGGACGATGGCTCCACCTCCTCACTCAGCGCCGGCGACCACTTCTCCATCGCCTCCTCAGCCCCTCTCAGCCGGGAGCGCGCCAACCTCCTCTCCCCTGGCCGCGAGCAGTCCGACGGTGACCGCTCCTTCCGGTGCTTCTCCGTCTCAGACCTCAAGCGCCGGCTCTTGGCCGGCCTCTTCAAGACATCCCAAGGGGAAGGCGAGTGGAG GTATGTGGTGCTCGGCCAAGCTTGTTGCCACCTCGGGATGATGGAGGACGCCATGGTCCTCCTCCAGACCAGCCGTCGCCTCGCCTCCGCAGCTTCTCGCCGCGAGTCTGTCTGCTGGTCCGACGACAGCTTTGACTCAGCGGCCGGCGAGGACGGCGGCGTGGCTGCCTTCCCTTTTTCTGAGTCGGAGTCGGCCTCCCAGCTCCTGGCTCATGTCAAGCTTATCCTCCGGAGGCGCGCCGCCGCGTTGGCCGCGCTGGACACCGGCCTGCCGGCCGAGGCCGTTCGACATTTCTCCAAGGTCCTTGACAGCCGTCGCGGCCTCCCCGGTAGCTTCGCCGCTGGCTGCCTCGTCGGCCGTGCCACCGCGTACCGCGCCATTGGCCGTCTTGCGGACGGCATCGCAGATTGCAACCGCGCTCTCGCCGTCGACCCTTCCTTCATCCCCGCCCTCCGAGCCCGTGCCGACCTCCTCGAGGCGGTCAACGCCCTCCCGGACTGCCTCCACGACCTCGAGCACTTGAAGCTCCTCTACGACGCCATTCTCCGCGACCGCAAGCTCTCCGAGCCGCCAAGGCGGCCAAACCATGACATTCGGTACCGCGACATTCCCGCCAATCTCCGTACACTCAATGCGCGTATTCAGCAGCTCCGAGGCCGCGTGGCAGCCGGCGAGGGGAACAACGTTGACTACTATGCGCTAATCGGCGTTCGACGCGGGTGCACGCGGCCGGAGTTGGTGCGGGCGCACTTGCTGTTGACGCTGAAGCATAAACCAGAGAAGGCAGTGGGATTCATGGACCGGTTGGAGTTGGCCGACGATCACCGGGATTTAGACACAATCCGGGATCAGGCAAGAATGTCTGCCTCGATCCTGTACAGGATGTTGCAGAAGGGGTACGCTATAATGGCAACGGtgatggagaaggaggcagccggGAAGCAGAGAGCGAAAGAGGCATTGGCCAATGCAGCAGCTGCAGTAGCAAGCCAAGTCTCAGCACTGAGGACGGCGGAGAAGCCAAAAGCAGAAAGGAATGGTGAGGACACGGCAGTGGCAGCAACAGCGGCGGCTGCGGTGTTGCAGAGTGTGTTTTGCCGCGACATGGCGGCGGTGGGGAGCATGCTGTCGCACAGGGCAATTCCGGTGAACGTCGGGGCACTGAGCTGCTGA
- the LOC135619003 gene encoding uncharacterized protein LOC135619003 isoform X2 codes for MLQDYIPSHKAGGGGGDDGSTSSLSAGDHFSIASSAPLSRERANLLSPGREQSDGDRSFRCFSVSDLKRRLLAGLFKTSQGEGEWRYVVLGQACCHLGMMEDAMVLLQTSRRLASAASRRESVCWSDDSFDSAAGEDGGVAAFPFSESESASQLLAHVKLILRRRAAALAALDTGLPAEAVRHFSKVLDSRRGLPGSFAAGCLVGRATAYRAIGRLADGIADCNRALAVDPSFIPALRARADLLEAVNALPDCLHDLEHLKLLYDAILRDRKLSEPPRRPNHDIRYRDIPANLRTLNARIQQLRGRVAAGEGNNVDYYALIGVRRGCTRPELVRAHLLLTLKHKPEKAVGFMDRLELADDHRDLDTIRDQARMSASILYRMLQKGYAIMATVMEKEAAGKQRAKEALANAAAAVASQVSALRTAEKPKAERNGEDTAVAATAAAAVLQSVFCRDMAAVGSMLSHRAIPVNVGALSC; via the exons ATGCTCCAGGACTACATTCCAAGCCACAAGGCCGGCGGAGGCGGCGGGGACGATGGCTCCACCTCCTCACTCAGCGCCGGCGACCACTTCTCCATCGCCTCCTCAGCCCCTCTCAGCCGGGAGCGCGCCAACCTCCTCTCCCCTGGCCGCGAGCAGTCCGACGGTGACCGCTCCTTCCGGTGCTTCTCCGTCTCAGACCTCAAGCGCCGGCTCTTGGCCGGCCTCTTCAAGACATCCCAAGGGGAAGGCGAGTGGAG GTATGTGGTGCTCGGCCAAGCTTGTTGCCACCTCGGGATGATGGAGGACGCCATGGTCCTCCTCCAGACCAGCCGTCGCCTCGCCTCCGCAGCTTCTCGCCGCGAGTCTGTCTGCTGGTCCGACGACAGCTTTGACTCAGCGGCCGGCGAGGACGGCGGCGTGGCTGCCTTCCCTTTTTCTGAGTCGGAGTCGGCCTCCCAGCTCCTGGCTCATGTCAAGCTTATCCTCCGGAGGCGCGCCGCCGCGTTGGCCGCGCTGGACACCGGCCTGCCGGCCGAGGCCGTTCGACATTTCTCCAAGGTCCTTGACAGCCGTCGCGGCCTCCCCGGTAGCTTCGCCGCTGGCTGCCTCGTCGGCCGTGCCACCGCGTACCGCGCCATTGGCCGTCTTGCGGACGGCATCGCAGATTGCAACCGCGCTCTCGCCGTCGACCCTTCCTTCATCCCCGCCCTCCGAGCCCGTGCCGACCTCCTCGAGGCGGTCAACGCCCTCCCGGACTGCCTCCACGACCTCGAGCACTTGAAGCTCCTCTACGACGCCATTCTCCGCGACCGCAAGCTCTCCGAGCCGCCAAGGCGGCCAAACCATGACATTCGGTACCGCGACATTCCCGCCAATCTCCGTACACTCAATGCGCGTATTCAGCAGCTCCGAGGCCGCGTGGCAGCCGGCGAGGGGAACAACGTTGACTACTATGCGCTAATCGGCGTTCGACGCGGGTGCACGCGGCCGGAGTTGGTGCGGGCGCACTTGCTGTTGACGCTGAAGCATAAACCAGAGAAGGCAGTGGGATTCATGGACCGGTTGGAGTTGGCCGACGATCACCGGGATTTAGACACAATCCGGGATCAGGCAAGAATGTCTGCCTCGATCCTGTACAGGATGTTGCAGAAGGGGTACGCTATAATGGCAACGGtgatggagaaggaggcagccggGAAGCAGAGAGCGAAAGAGGCATTGGCCAATGCAGCAGCTGCAGTAGCAAGCCAAGTCTCAGCACTGAGGACGGCGGAGAAGCCAAAAGCAGAAAGGAATGGTGAGGACACGGCAGTGGCAGCAACAGCGGCGGCTGCGGTGTTGCAGAGTGTGTTTTGCCGCGACATGGCGGCGGTGGGGAGCATGCTGTCGCACAGGGCAATTCCGGTGAACGTCGGGGCACTGAGCTGCTGA